The Listeria sp. PSOL-1 genome includes a region encoding these proteins:
- the rpmG gene encoding 50S ribosomal protein L33, with the protein MRVNITLECTESGDRNYITTKNKRENPERIELKKYCPRLRRVTLHRETK; encoded by the coding sequence ATGCGCGTAAATATTACTTTAGAATGCACCGAATCTGGTGACCGTAACTATATCACCACTAAAAATAAACGTGAGAATCCTGAACGTATTGAACTAAAAAAATATTGTCCAAGATTACGTCGTGTAACTTTACATCGCGAAACAAAGTAA
- a CDS encoding bifunctional riboflavin kinase/FAD synthetase, with protein sequence METIYLHHPELKNSDTSEKVIALGFFDGLHRGHQAVIQEAKKIAKEKGLKSAVLTFDPHPSVVLNTMRKKVKYLTPIKQKVQKIADLGVDILYVVRFTTAFSELAPEEFVEKYLVALNAKEVVAGFDYSYGKMGAGTMTDLPTYAKDRFHVTIIDKKEAFSDKISSTKIRQYIETGEMEEANQLLGYPYTTKGTVIHGDKRGRTIGFPTANIAVDPDYLIPKLGVYAVKFRVNEQTHLGMASIGHNITFKDDQPLSIEVYILDFKREIYGEDAEIEWYYFFRPELKFNGVEGLIEQLKQDEQNTRTYFAHHPDEF encoded by the coding sequence ATGGAAACAATCTATTTACATCACCCTGAACTAAAAAACAGTGATACAAGTGAAAAAGTGATTGCTCTTGGCTTTTTTGATGGCTTGCATCGCGGCCATCAAGCTGTCATTCAAGAAGCTAAAAAAATCGCTAAAGAAAAAGGATTAAAGTCAGCAGTGCTAACCTTCGATCCCCATCCTTCCGTTGTTCTAAATACCATGCGAAAAAAAGTAAAATATTTAACGCCGATCAAACAAAAAGTGCAGAAAATAGCTGATCTTGGTGTTGATATTTTATATGTGGTGCGATTTACAACTGCTTTTTCCGAGCTTGCACCAGAAGAATTTGTTGAAAAATATTTAGTTGCTTTAAATGCAAAAGAGGTTGTTGCCGGATTCGATTATTCCTATGGCAAAATGGGCGCTGGAACAATGACCGATTTACCTACCTATGCGAAAGATCGTTTTCATGTGACGATTATTGATAAAAAAGAAGCTTTTAGCGACAAAATTAGCTCAACAAAAATCCGACAGTACATTGAAACTGGCGAAATGGAAGAAGCAAACCAGCTACTTGGCTATCCTTACACAACAAAGGGAACCGTTATCCATGGAGATAAGCGCGGCCGTACGATTGGTTTTCCGACCGCTAATATCGCAGTAGATCCAGATTATTTAATCCCTAAACTGGGTGTTTATGCAGTTAAATTTCGCGTTAATGAGCAGACACATTTAGGAATGGCTAGCATTGGGCATAATATCACTTTTAAAGATGACCAGCCACTTTCAATTGAAGTTTATATTCTCGATTTTAAACGTGAAATTTACGGGGAAGACGCAGAAATTGAGTGGTATTACTTCTTTCGTCCCGAGCTTAAATTTAATGGCGTAGAGGGCCTAATTGAGCAGTTAAAACAAGACGAGCAAAATACACGCACTTATTTTGCGCATCATCCAGATGAGTTTTAA
- a CDS encoding type II secretion system protein — protein MLNKINGFSLLEGLISLSIFSLICSFLIPGLFKMVDTLQTEKQKTMLLQTIADESNLLLHDNKESNKTIGNLTIQKSKTEGVWQICAKSATFSYCSLSDQK, from the coding sequence TTGCTAAACAAAATTAATGGTTTTTCTCTCCTCGAAGGGCTCATTTCTCTAAGTATTTTTTCACTGATTTGCTCTTTTTTGATTCCTGGTTTATTCAAAATGGTTGATACACTTCAAACAGAAAAGCAAAAAACAATGTTGTTACAAACAATAGCCGATGAAAGCAATTTATTACTCCACGATAACAAAGAAAGCAATAAAACAATTGGTAATCTAACAATCCAAAAAAGTAAAACAGAAGGAGTGTGGCAAATCTGTGCAAAATCAGCAACCTTTAGTTACTGTTCGTTATCGGATCAAAAATAG
- the rpsO gene encoding 30S ribosomal protein S15: MALTQERKNEIIAEYRVHDTDTGSPEVQIAVLTAEINSLNEHVRVHKKDHHSYRGLMKMVGHRRNLLTYLRKKDVQRYRELIKRLGLRR, from the coding sequence ATGGCTTTAACTCAAGAACGTAAAAACGAAATCATTGCTGAATATCGTGTCCATGATACAGACACAGGTTCACCGGAAGTACAAATCGCTGTACTTACTGCTGAAATCAACAGCTTGAATGAACACGTTCGCGTGCACAAAAAAGACCATCATTCTTACAGAGGTTTGATGAAAATGGTAGGTCACCGTCGTAATCTTTTAACTTATTTACGTAAAAAAGATGTTCAACGTTACCGCGAGCTTATTAAGCGTTTAGGTTTACGCAGATAA
- a CDS encoding ROK family glucokinase: MEKKLIGVDLGGTSVKMAILTKDGEVEEKWSIKTNISDNGSHIVKELGDSLNQKLTELGLDNQQFYGVGMGTPGTVNYEKGIVKGAYNLNWSKEQHVRDGLARITGLSIFLDNDANVAALGERWKGAGEGGANVVFVTLGTGVGGGIFAEGQILHGVRGAAGEIGHVTVMPENGYQCTCGKKGCLETVASATGIVRVAKEMAKEFSDVSELKQLISDEKEITSKKVFDLGKKNDQLAVAVIDRISFYLALALSHIGNMLNPEKIIIGGGVSAAGDSLLKPIVSYFEKMVFPVVRESTKISIATLGNDAGIIGAAWLALPDDEDQEA, encoded by the coding sequence ATGGAAAAGAAACTAATTGGTGTTGATTTAGGCGGGACATCAGTAAAAATGGCTATTTTGACTAAAGATGGAGAGGTAGAAGAAAAATGGTCAATTAAAACAAATATCAGTGATAATGGCTCGCACATCGTTAAAGAATTAGGTGATAGCTTAAATCAAAAGCTGACCGAATTAGGGCTTGATAATCAACAGTTTTACGGAGTAGGAATGGGAACGCCTGGAACAGTTAATTATGAAAAAGGAATTGTTAAAGGTGCTTATAACCTTAACTGGTCAAAAGAACAGCATGTCAGAGATGGCTTAGCGCGAATCACTGGCCTATCGATCTTCTTGGATAATGACGCAAATGTTGCTGCTTTAGGTGAAAGATGGAAAGGCGCAGGAGAAGGCGGGGCCAATGTTGTTTTTGTTACGCTTGGGACTGGTGTTGGTGGCGGAATTTTCGCTGAAGGACAAATTCTTCACGGAGTTCGAGGTGCAGCTGGTGAAATTGGTCATGTTACTGTTATGCCTGAAAATGGCTATCAGTGTACTTGTGGGAAAAAAGGATGCTTAGAGACGGTTGCCTCTGCAACTGGAATTGTTCGAGTAGCTAAGGAAATGGCAAAAGAATTCTCTGATGTTTCTGAGTTAAAACAGCTCATTTCAGACGAAAAAGAAATTACGTCTAAAAAGGTATTTGATTTAGGAAAAAAGAATGATCAACTTGCTGTTGCTGTTATTGACCGGATTTCTTTCTATTTAGCACTAGCGCTCAGTCATATCGGTAATATGCTAAATCCAGAAAAGATCATTATTGGCGGTGGTGTATCTGCTGCAGGAGATTCATTACTTAAGCCTATTGTTTCTTATTTTGAAAAAATGGTATTTCCAGTGGTGAGAGAATCAACCAAAATTTCAATTGCCACACTTGGAAATGATGCAGGAATTATTGGTGCTGCTTGGCTTGCACTTCCAGACGATGAAGATCAAGAGGCATAA
- a CDS encoding competence protein ComG — MKKNGFTLPFTLFIFLITSLIITSTLFIYSQQLHFEKSIQSYYQAEIEARLVLMQKTTASEMYYGSSKIQFSNYNSINATITANIWLKNGYHLQREFFLPATKESGA; from the coding sequence ATGAAAAAAAATGGATTCACTTTACCATTTACGCTTTTTATTTTTTTAATCACTAGTTTAATTATCACTAGCACCCTATTTATATATAGCCAACAACTTCATTTTGAAAAAAGCATTCAAAGTTATTATCAAGCAGAAATTGAAGCTAGATTAGTGCTTATGCAAAAAACAACAGCAAGTGAGATGTATTATGGTTCAAGTAAAATTCAATTTTCAAATTACAATTCTATCAATGCTACAATAACCGCCAATATTTGGTTGAAAAACGGCTACCATTTACAACGCGAATTTTTTCTTCCCGCAACCAAAGAGTCTGGAGCATAG
- a CDS encoding rhomboid family intramembrane serine protease, producing the protein MKAGNFLNSLETFIFWHLTSYFLSEENYRLIHLHEEKHELWLENPAQKDRPVIRIQMKELSWSNVIERDINHTFHIVENLRKQMGRMKLFLANIYISPFEPVGDTSSFFIKPITKKNGKLAIQNLLLTSENLKPQLENIEKRLGVKNGSFSIPDKVTEEMVTKERDSVIRYITAKVNEEQQSARKEKPLVTYTFLAMQILAFIFIFLQDRALSTYTLVKWGAMFNPLVYEGEWWRFISPVLLHVNFMHIASNCIMLYVIGPWAEGAFGKWRYFFILLFGGIAGNIASFAFNPESVSVGSSTALFAVFGALLYLVVRRPHIYAKTIGTSIAALVVVNLIIDIFSPNISLSGHVGGLVGGFFIAGTLSLKKHYFHWRQLMYGISSFILVVLFVFVGLDKIDEPIRPSATNAIAQSYLQDGKPKEANKLVRYLEISDSADENTYTLRASEAIKQKDFYHAAQFAKKANDIDPSMAYPYYVLALYKLNTGNKAAARIEAKKAAELSDDPIYREFYARLMQENNR; encoded by the coding sequence ATGAAAGCAGGTAATTTTTTGAACTCCCTGGAGACATTTATTTTCTGGCATTTGACCAGTTATTTTTTAAGCGAAGAAAATTATCGTTTAATCCATTTACATGAAGAAAAACATGAGCTTTGGTTAGAAAATCCTGCTCAAAAAGATCGTCCTGTTATTCGTATCCAAATGAAGGAGTTAAGTTGGTCTAACGTGATCGAGCGTGATATCAATCATACTTTTCATATTGTAGAAAATTTACGAAAGCAAATGGGACGAATGAAGCTGTTTTTAGCCAATATTTATATTAGCCCATTTGAACCAGTGGGAGACACCAGTTCTTTTTTTATCAAGCCAATCACTAAGAAAAATGGGAAGCTTGCTATCCAGAATCTTTTATTGACAAGCGAAAATCTGAAGCCCCAATTAGAAAATATTGAGAAAAGACTGGGCGTTAAAAATGGATCATTTAGCATTCCTGACAAAGTTACAGAGGAAATGGTGACAAAAGAGCGTGATTCAGTTATTCGGTATATTACGGCAAAGGTAAATGAAGAGCAGCAATCTGCTCGTAAAGAAAAGCCTCTTGTTACGTATACTTTTTTAGCAATGCAAATTTTAGCTTTTATTTTTATTTTTTTGCAAGATCGTGCGTTAAGCACCTATACGCTTGTAAAATGGGGAGCGATGTTTAACCCGCTTGTTTATGAAGGTGAATGGTGGCGTTTTATTTCTCCTGTTTTATTGCATGTAAATTTCATGCACATTGCTTCAAACTGTATTATGCTTTATGTGATTGGTCCATGGGCAGAAGGTGCTTTTGGCAAGTGGCGTTATTTCTTCATTTTACTTTTTGGAGGAATAGCTGGAAATATTGCTAGCTTTGCTTTTAATCCAGAAAGCGTTTCAGTTGGTTCAAGCACAGCTTTATTTGCTGTTTTTGGTGCATTGCTTTATCTTGTAGTGCGTAGACCACATATTTATGCAAAAACAATTGGAACAAGTATTGCTGCTCTTGTAGTTGTTAATTTGATCATTGATATTTTTTCACCTAATATTAGTTTATCTGGGCATGTCGGTGGTCTTGTTGGAGGCTTCTTTATAGCTGGAACACTTTCTTTAAAAAAACACTACTTTCATTGGCGTCAATTGATGTACGGTATAAGCTCATTTATCCTAGTAGTTCTTTTTGTTTTTGTAGGTTTAGATAAAATAGACGAGCCAATTCGTCCATCTGCTACAAATGCTATTGCACAGTCTTATTTACAAGACGGCAAACCTAAAGAAGCCAATAAATTAGTGCGTTATTTGGAAATATCGGATAGTGCGGATGAAAATACGTATACACTGCGAGCTTCTGAGGCTATAAAACAAAAGGACTTTTATCATGCCGCCCAATTCGCGAAAAAAGCAAATGACATCGATCCTTCAATGGCCTATCCGTATTATGTTTTAGCTCTTTATAAGCTAAATACTGGAAATAAGGCTGCTGCGAGAATAGAAGCGAAAAAAGCAGCAGAATTATCTGATGATCCGATATATCGTGAATTTTATGCCCGATTAATGCAAGAAAATAATAGATAA
- the comGF gene encoding competence type IV pilus minor pilin ComGF — MQNQQPLVTVRYRIKNSAGFTLIEAILTLIIATCMTTLIPIVILSLHSILDLSDMSLTSEWTIFRNQLLNEYNHSQSISSISKESLCLTSTKGLVCFTKYQDMIRKQINNKGHEPLLFQIKDIDIKKANHAIKINVELSNRTIQTMQLPLHPEVNEQ; from the coding sequence GTGCAAAATCAGCAACCTTTAGTTACTGTTCGTTATCGGATCAAAAATAGTGCTGGTTTTACACTAATTGAAGCGATATTAACTTTAATCATTGCCACATGTATGACTACACTGATTCCCATTGTCATCTTGTCACTTCATTCTATATTGGATTTATCAGACATGTCTTTAACAAGCGAATGGACAATCTTTCGAAATCAACTGTTAAACGAATACAATCATAGCCAATCCATTTCTTCTATTTCAAAAGAAAGCTTATGTTTAACTTCTACGAAAGGCCTTGTTTGCTTTACAAAGTACCAAGATATGATTCGCAAGCAAATCAATAACAAAGGACATGAACCACTACTTTTCCAAATTAAAGATATTGATATAAAAAAAGCAAATCATGCAATTAAAATAAATGTGGAGCTGTCTAATCGAACGATCCAAACCATGCAATTACCACTTCATCCTGAGGTGAATGAACAATGA
- a CDS encoding endolytic transglycosylase MltG gives MKKNLQMIALGFLISALVLFVFSQVSPSVSKSVKQPTSTKAEQTKATSKNEASWKEKYEKLLAEKELEKTKQAEQKAKEEEAKKKVKTYTLTLEKGDPSSKASEELQKNGIIKNANDFDNYLKQNNYEKYIRDGKYPLNSDMSFEQIAKKLAHK, from the coding sequence ATGAAAAAAAATTTACAAATGATTGCTCTTGGTTTTCTCATTTCTGCACTTGTCCTGTTTGTTTTCAGTCAAGTTTCTCCTAGTGTTTCAAAAAGTGTAAAACAGCCGACTTCAACAAAGGCAGAACAAACCAAAGCAACATCAAAAAATGAAGCTTCATGGAAAGAAAAATATGAAAAATTATTGGCCGAAAAAGAGCTAGAAAAAACAAAACAGGCAGAACAAAAAGCCAAAGAAGAAGAAGCAAAGAAAAAAGTAAAAACTTATACCTTAACACTAGAAAAAGGTGATCCTTCTTCTAAAGCAAGCGAGGAATTACAAAAGAACGGTATTATTAAAAATGCCAATGACTTCGACAACTATTTAAAACAAAATAACTACGAAAAATATATCCGTGACGGAAAATATCCACTAAATAGCGACATGTCATTTGAGCAAATTGCTAAAAAACTGGCTCATAAATAA
- the pnp gene encoding polyribonucleotide nucleotidyltransferase has product MSEKQVFTTELAGKKLTIEVGQLAKQASGAALVRYGDTVVLTAAVGSKKPRPGDFFPLTVNYEEKMYSVGKVPGGFLKREGRPSDRATLTARLIDRPIRPLFAEGFRNEVQITSTVFSVDQDCSPEMAAMLGSSAALSISDIPFEGPIAGVDVGRIDGKYIINPTTEQAEKSDIELTVAGTHEAINMVEAGAKEVSEEAMLEAIMFGHEEIKRLCEFQQEIVQAVGKEKREIELFVTDPELEAEVKNLSETKMKKAIQTEEKKAREAAIDAVKEEILAIYEEKELEDKEALLADVAHILEMIEKDEMRRLISQDKIRPDGRKVDEIRPLSSEVGLLPRVHGSGLFTRGQTQALSICTLAPLREHQIIDGLGTEEYKRFMHHYNFPQFSVGETGPRRAPGRREIGHGALGERALQYVIPSEEKFPYTIRLVSEVLESNGSSSQASICGSTLAMMDAGVPIKAPVAGIAMGLVKLGEDYTILTDIQGMEDHFGDMDFKVAGTRAGITALQMDIKIDGLSRQILEEALAQAKAGRLHILDHLEQTISKPREELSMYAPKIMTMSIKPEKIKDVIGPGGKQINAIIEETDVKIDIEQDGTVYIASQDEAMNKKARSIIEDIVREVQVGEIYTGKVRRIEKFGAFVELFKGTDGLVHISELAHERVGKVEDILKLGDEVTVKVIEIDHQGRINLSRKALLEKKETEETKRPEKKPYNNKRKDDK; this is encoded by the coding sequence ATGTCAGAAAAACAAGTTTTTACAACGGAATTAGCTGGAAAAAAGCTAACCATTGAAGTTGGACAGCTTGCTAAACAAGCGAGTGGTGCTGCGTTAGTACGTTACGGTGACACCGTCGTTTTAACAGCCGCAGTAGGTTCCAAAAAGCCACGTCCAGGAGATTTCTTTCCCTTAACTGTAAACTATGAAGAAAAAATGTATTCCGTTGGTAAAGTCCCTGGTGGATTTTTAAAACGTGAGGGACGTCCAAGCGACCGTGCAACATTAACTGCGCGCTTAATTGATCGCCCGATTCGTCCATTATTTGCTGAAGGTTTTCGAAATGAAGTACAAATAACATCAACCGTTTTTAGTGTAGACCAAGATTGCTCACCGGAAATGGCAGCAATGCTCGGTTCATCAGCGGCACTTTCTATCTCTGATATTCCCTTTGAAGGACCAATTGCAGGGGTTGATGTCGGGCGCATTGATGGAAAATATATCATCAATCCAACGACTGAACAAGCTGAAAAAAGCGATATTGAACTTACCGTCGCTGGTACGCATGAAGCGATTAACATGGTAGAAGCCGGAGCAAAAGAAGTTTCCGAAGAGGCAATGCTTGAAGCGATCATGTTTGGTCACGAAGAAATCAAGCGTTTATGCGAATTTCAACAAGAAATTGTTCAAGCTGTAGGTAAAGAAAAACGCGAAATTGAACTCTTTGTTACAGATCCTGAACTTGAAGCTGAGGTTAAGAATTTAAGCGAAACAAAGATGAAAAAAGCAATCCAAACAGAAGAGAAAAAAGCACGTGAAGCCGCAATTGATGCTGTGAAGGAAGAAATTCTAGCGATTTATGAAGAAAAAGAGCTAGAAGATAAAGAAGCATTGTTAGCCGATGTAGCTCATATTTTAGAAATGATCGAAAAAGATGAAATGCGTCGCTTAATTTCACAAGATAAAATTCGTCCTGATGGGCGTAAAGTAGATGAAATTCGCCCATTATCATCTGAAGTAGGTTTGCTTCCTCGTGTGCATGGGTCAGGTCTATTTACACGTGGACAAACGCAAGCTTTAAGCATTTGCACATTAGCACCATTACGCGAACATCAAATTATTGATGGCCTTGGAACAGAGGAATATAAACGTTTTATGCACCACTATAATTTCCCACAATTTAGCGTTGGTGAAACAGGGCCACGCCGCGCACCTGGTCGTCGTGAAATTGGACACGGGGCATTAGGAGAACGCGCATTACAATATGTTATTCCTTCTGAAGAAAAATTCCCTTATACGATTCGCCTTGTTTCTGAAGTTCTTGAATCAAACGGTTCAAGTTCGCAAGCAAGTATTTGTGGATCAACACTTGCGATGATGGATGCAGGTGTCCCTATTAAAGCACCAGTTGCAGGTATCGCAATGGGCCTTGTTAAGTTAGGTGAAGATTATACAATCTTAACGGATATTCAAGGAATGGAAGATCATTTTGGCGATATGGACTTTAAAGTAGCAGGGACACGCGCTGGTATTACGGCATTACAAATGGACATTAAAATTGATGGTTTGAGCCGTCAAATTTTAGAAGAAGCATTAGCACAAGCAAAAGCTGGACGTCTTCACATCTTAGATCATTTAGAACAAACAATAAGCAAACCTCGTGAAGAACTTTCCATGTATGCACCAAAAATTATGACAATGTCAATCAAGCCTGAGAAAATTAAAGATGTCATTGGACCAGGTGGAAAACAAATTAACGCCATCATAGAAGAAACAGACGTTAAAATTGATATTGAACAAGATGGCACAGTTTATATCGCTTCACAAGACGAAGCGATGAATAAAAAAGCAAGAAGCATTATTGAAGATATTGTGCGTGAAGTCCAGGTAGGTGAAATTTATACTGGAAAAGTTCGTCGTATTGAAAAATTCGGTGCTTTTGTAGAATTATTCAAAGGGACAGATGGTTTGGTTCACATTTCTGAATTAGCTCACGAGCGCGTTGGGAAAGTAGAGGACATATTAAAACTTGGCGATGAAGTTACTGTAAAAGTAATTGAAATCGATCATCAAGGACGAATTAACTTATCACGTAAAGCATTACTTGAGAAAAAAGAAACCGAAGAAACAAAACGACCTGAAAAGAAACCTTACAACAACAAGCGTAAAGATGATAAATAA
- a CDS encoding YqgQ family protein: MDSVYDVGQLLKKFGIYVYLGKREYDIEMMEHELTELFKHSLLDRENYARARSILKQELMKEKRINNQH; the protein is encoded by the coding sequence TTGGATTCTGTTTATGATGTAGGGCAGTTATTAAAGAAATTTGGTATTTATGTTTATCTTGGCAAACGTGAGTATGATATTGAAATGATGGAACATGAACTGACAGAACTGTTTAAACATAGCCTTTTAGATCGTGAAAATTATGCCCGAGCAAGGAGTATTTTAAAGCAAGAGTTGATGAAAGAAAAGCGAATAAATAACCAGCATTAA
- the truB gene encoding tRNA pseudouridine(55) synthase TruB produces the protein MNGIIPLWKERGMTSHDAVFKLRKILHTKKVGHTGTLDPEVSGVLPICVGRATKLAEYMTDEGKEYIAEISIGKSTTTEDGTGDTVSTKEISHAIDKEQITEVLVSLTGEITQIPPMYSAVKVNGKKLYEYARLGQTIDRPQRQVQIHALERLDDKALLTAAEPTFRLRIACGKGTYIRTLAVMIGEKLGYPAHMSKLERTKSGFFQKKDCFTLQEIAEKVVASDWSFLAPLEKGIASFAQIDIEDAIYKQALNGRVFTEEELNTSVKERLALMHNERLVAIYKPHPEKEKMYKPEKVIELNDAK, from the coding sequence ATGAACGGAATTATCCCGCTTTGGAAAGAGAGAGGCATGACAAGCCATGATGCTGTTTTCAAGCTTAGAAAAATTTTGCATACTAAAAAAGTTGGCCATACTGGAACGCTTGACCCAGAAGTTTCTGGCGTGCTTCCTATTTGCGTGGGAAGAGCCACTAAATTAGCGGAATACATGACAGATGAAGGGAAAGAGTATATTGCCGAAATTTCAATTGGTAAAAGTACAACAACAGAAGATGGAACAGGAGATACCGTTAGCACAAAGGAAATCAGTCATGCCATTGATAAAGAGCAGATCACTGAAGTCCTAGTAAGCTTAACAGGAGAGATTACTCAAATCCCTCCCATGTACTCTGCTGTAAAAGTAAATGGCAAAAAATTATATGAATATGCAAGGCTTGGACAAACGATAGATCGGCCGCAACGTCAAGTCCAGATTCATGCTCTTGAAAGATTGGATGACAAAGCTCTTCTTACAGCGGCCGAGCCGACTTTCAGATTGCGGATTGCATGTGGGAAAGGGACTTATATCCGTACACTTGCCGTTATGATCGGAGAAAAACTTGGCTATCCCGCCCATATGTCAAAACTCGAACGCACAAAAAGTGGTTTTTTTCAAAAAAAGGATTGCTTCACTTTGCAAGAGATTGCTGAGAAAGTGGTTGCAAGTGATTGGAGTTTCTTAGCGCCATTAGAAAAAGGAATCGCTTCATTTGCTCAAATTGATATAGAGGATGCCATTTACAAGCAGGCTCTTAATGGACGTGTTTTTACTGAAGAGGAATTAAATACATCTGTAAAAGAGCGTTTAGCCTTAATGCATAACGAAAGACTAGTAGCAATTTACAAACCACATCCTGAAAAAGAAAAGATGTATAAGCCTGAAAAAGTAATCGAACTTAACGATGCAAAGTGA
- the rbfA gene encoding 30S ribosome-binding factor RbfA yields MNVRANRIAEQMKKELGDIVNRKLKDPRVGFITITGVDVTGDLQQATVYLSVLGDEKEREATLLALEKAHGFIRLEIGKRIRLRKVPELLFKIDESMEYGNRIDELLRDLHEKE; encoded by the coding sequence ATGAACGTAAGAGCAAATCGTATCGCAGAACAAATGAAAAAAGAATTAGGCGATATTGTTAATCGTAAATTAAAGGATCCACGAGTAGGTTTTATTACAATTACAGGCGTTGATGTAACAGGTGATTTGCAACAAGCAACCGTTTATTTATCTGTATTAGGAGATGAAAAAGAACGCGAAGCAACGCTCCTTGCGCTTGAAAAAGCGCATGGCTTTATTCGTTTAGAAATTGGGAAACGCATTCGCCTGCGCAAGGTTCCTGAACTGTTGTTTAAAATTGATGAATCAATGGAATATGGGAATCGCATTGATGAACTACTACGCGATTTACATGAAAAAGAATGA
- the comGD gene encoding competence type IV pilus minor pilin ComGD, whose product MFKKVKPNGFSLIEILFVLTIFMLLIRITLFPIGKLLDNQQERNFFRELQTTIYTVQMAAITSNENSTLSFTSESITMKSANQQPIHMNYPKNLHFKEAQDETFKFHASTGHINKFKTVTLYGKGYDYQIIFQIGKGRFRIAKQN is encoded by the coding sequence ATGTTCAAGAAAGTTAAGCCAAATGGTTTTTCATTAATTGAAATCCTATTTGTCCTTACCATATTTATGCTTTTAATCCGCATCACTTTATTCCCAATTGGAAAATTACTTGATAACCAACAAGAACGGAATTTTTTTCGCGAATTACAAACGACGATTTATACGGTTCAAATGGCAGCAATAACTAGCAATGAAAATAGTACACTGTCATTTACCTCAGAATCCATAACGATGAAAAGCGCAAATCAACAGCCTATCCATATGAACTATCCTAAAAATCTACATTTTAAAGAGGCCCAAGATGAAACTTTTAAATTCCATGCATCCACAGGCCATATAAATAAATTTAAAACAGTAACGCTTTACGGTAAAGGCTATGACTATCAAATTATCTTTCAAATCGGAAAGGGGCGCTTTCGCATTGCTAAACAAAATTAA
- a CDS encoding 5-formyltetrahydrofolate cyclo-ligase: MNKKEIRQQILKTLSEMPKETHLERSKELAEMLFQTNEWNRAQIIGVTLSRFPEVETSFIIKEADRTGKKIAIPKTYGKEHTMDFHLYEVNDKLMKTKLGLKEPLDDAPFIAKERISLLIVPGVAYQKAGYRIGFGGGFYDRYLANFVGDTVSLLFQEQQNEEFTAQMHDQPVQKLLIY; the protein is encoded by the coding sequence ATGAATAAAAAAGAAATTAGGCAACAGATTTTAAAGACGTTAAGTGAAATGCCAAAAGAGACTCATTTAGAAAGATCAAAAGAACTAGCAGAAATGCTTTTTCAAACCAATGAATGGAATCGCGCTCAAATTATTGGAGTGACATTATCGCGTTTTCCAGAAGTTGAAACGAGTTTTATCATAAAAGAAGCAGATCGTACTGGGAAAAAAATTGCTATTCCAAAAACATATGGTAAAGAACATACAATGGATTTTCATCTTTATGAAGTTAACGATAAATTAATGAAGACCAAGCTAGGATTAAAAGAACCATTAGACGATGCTCCTTTTATAGCAAAAGAAAGGATCTCGCTTTTAATTGTTCCAGGTGTTGCTTATCAAAAAGCTGGTTATCGAATTGGTTTTGGTGGAGGTTTTTATGATCGTTATTTAGCTAATTTTGTTGGAGATACGGTTTCGTTATTGTTTCAAGAACAGCAAAATGAAGAGTTTACAGCTCAAATGCATGATCAGCCTGTCCAAAAGCTTCTAATTTACTAA